The sequence atctcctgacactaaggggcaatttagcacggtaatccacctaacctgcaaatcttcggcctgtgggaagaaactggagcatccagaggaaacccacgcagacacgaggagaacttgcaaactccacatagacagtgacccaagccaggaatcgaacccgggtccctggcactgtgaggcagcagtgctaaccactgagccactatgCTGCCCTAGTCTTGGAGTGTTTGAACTTCTGCACACAATCGAGGTAAAAATGTTGTCGAATTAGTGACGCTGCTGAGTCAGGTTCGAGTGAGGCTGTGATTCATCCCAAATTCAAATAGCTGACTGAAAGAATGAGATTTGGAGAAGGAGGAAAGGGATGGCTGTTCCCTGTGGATTGAACGTCTGTGAGGGTGTAGTATCTCTCTGTTCAATACTGAGATTCTGAGCCAGGAATAAACCAGTCACAGCACACTGAGTAATAACAGCAACATCACCTTTTAATGTCAGAATTAGGAACTAGAGATTTAGTACTTATTTTGAAATTATACTTTTAAACAAAAGATAAACAATTTTGGCACTTATCTGTAACGTGTGATAGTCTCCGGGTccgtgtgatacagagagatcagtaacagtgtGAGGGGTCGCTCACACGCCGAAACATCCTAATTGTCACCGTTGTGTAGACTCTTGATCAGATTGGGTTTCATATCCCACTGAATGACAATTTTAGACAGTGCTATTCAACTATGGTGTGCTTCACCTCCACACTCTGTCTAATCTTACAGCCCCTACTGCCACACAGCAGAAACTGCACAGCTCAGAACGCATCAGAGAATGAACCCTGGGGGTCCCTATCCACCCGGTTTTATAACACACAATTTGGCCATTGGGGCTTCACTGGATGTGCTTTGATCTGATTGGCTGTGACAATGGTTGACATGGGCCTGATGTCAATCACAATCTCCTCGGGTCTTCCGGAGCTCCGAGAATCAGCGACTGAGGCTGGAGATTGCTTTCTGAGATTTGTGCCGTTCGAACTGAGGGAGAATCAGCCCAGGGAATGGGATCACCCGGTCCCAACACTCCTGCCGGAAAGATGTTTCTTCAGGAGTAAAACATAGGTGATCACGGGAAAATTCAACACAGTAGGGTAATgggacacagccccccccccaaaggggTAATGGGaccaccccccctccttcccttaGGGATAATGGAACACCCCCACCTAGGGGTAACGggacaccctccccaccctcagggATAAcaggaccaccccccccctcttccccttaGGGGTACCCCCCCACCTCCGGGGTAACAGGTTTCTCAGTGTGTACACTCCCACTCTCAAGAGATCAAAGCCTCAAGAACCCCAGCTTCACCCAGTGGGTGAGCCCAGACACTGAGGCTGTTGAGGAGAGGGGAAAATGTGGCACggatctgctcctgatccctTTCCTGTGCTGCCTTCTCCCCATCTACATTGATTTGCCTCCTCTCCCCAAACCCTCATTTACCCGTGTGGCTAAAGCCTCAAAACACACACCTGACTCCAGCCCAACACGTGAGTAACTCCCCGAGGGGACAGTCCTGGAGGGAAGGCCTGGTTAAGCTGGGCTCCATTTTCAGTAAAGGCCTGAGGAGGCATCTCCTCAAATTGCACAACAGTGTCTAGAGTAAGACACTGTAAACTGCGAATAATACTGAGAACAGCAAGGTATTGCACATTGAGTGAAGAGCCAGCACCACAAACATCCTGCAAATGGAACCAAATCAGTCCCGGAGCTGGGGTAACTGACTTTTcaatgtagatggggaggaggcaGTACAGGAAAGGGATCAGGAGCAGCTCCTTGCCGCATTTTCCTCTCTCCTCAACAGCCTCAGTGTCTGGGCTCACCCACTAGGTGAGGCTGGAGTTCAGCAGcttcaggggagagggggagaaactGCAGAGTGACAGGAAGCCATGAAACCCAATTAGACACCAGCAGGAGGTGAATGCAGAGACACCAGACGCCAGACCAAATCCTCATGCATCACAGAGGGCAGGAACCAGGTCAAAATCACATTACTGCCGCTCCCTCCCACACCAGACACACAACTATAATCGTGAAAGCAATGATATTATTGCATAGTGTCCcctagcagcccccccccccccccccccccccccctcctccctcaccaacCCCATCAACAGTCAGCCTAGCAGACCCAGAGAGACCTGGTCTGATCATTAAAGTCAACCAGGTCAAACAAGAACACCTGTAAATGCACCAACGCCCCCCTGCTACCCCGAAGCCAAGTGGACAttcagtgagagagcgagagtacAGTGGGCAGCACTGAGTGGCAGTGCTCTCAGAGGGAAGTTTTGTCAGCTGGCCAGCTTGTCAGAAATACTAACCCCATATCTGAGACCAGGTGATAGTCACACTACATCTACAGTACGCAGAACCCTACAGCCTTGTGAAGATATCGGTTGTTTGCCAGAAGCTGTCTCCTAAGTGTTGTTTATACCAAACTTGACAAGAAAAAAATGTGGAAACTGCCTCAGACAGTGCATTGTGAAGAGTAGTGGCAACTTAAAGTTCCCATAACTGGATAATAAGCAGCAGATTAGGCTCAGTCCTGGAGTAACACTGGATCAGAGAATATTCAGGAAACAGTCTGTGATTCAGGTCTTGGCCACAGATTGGTGTGACATTGCCATGGCGATCAGACAAGATGGCGTGTGTCACCCTCTATTGGAGAATACTGAACatctttaaaaagaaacataATACATTGTATGTGACCTGCGTAGGGTGGCCGGGGAACTGCTCCATCCTGTCACAATCGGTATGTGCGTAAGGGGTCTGAAAACAGGCCCGTGTGGGACATTACTGTCAAAGAGCTGCATTCTGattggcacagagagagaatcccATAAGAGTGTCTCCTATTGGTTGGCACAGGTGGATCCAAGATGGAGCCTGTGATGGCTCACAGACAACCGTCCTGTTCCTCTGTTGATGGGTCATTTGGAGGCCTTGCTCTTGGACTTGCTGGCACTGATGTCAGCCTTGGTCTTCTGAATGCGGGAGAAGATTTCTTTGAAGAGCGCCTTATACTCTGGTTGGGAGTGGCCCAGCCTCTTGTCCGCTGCCTCCACCTGCTGGCTCAGGCTCAAGCTTTTCTCTGGGGCCTTCACCTCTGCCTCCAGACACTCGAGCAGGAAGTCACGGCAGGAGCTGTCACGGGAGACAGGCCGTGACGTTTGCACAGACGCGTGGCGTAGGCCCTCCTCGTGCCGCCGGCACTTTCCCAGCAGCTCTTCGTACTTCTCCAGCAGTGCGTGGTACTGTTCATCCACCTCCCGCAGGATAGACATGCCCCTCTTGCGTACGTTGTTGGCGTGCAGCGTGTAGTTGCCCTCATGCCGGCTGACATCATCTCGTGTGATGATGGCACTGAGAGCCGTGTCACTGCAGCTCTTGCGCACGCGGGCCTGGCCCGAGCTGGCAGAGGGTGGGCTGGTGCCAGCCGGGGCCCCATCGTCCGACTCTGGGGCATTGTTGAGTGGCTCAAGCAGGGCCTCCGACAGGTTGTCCTCCCCGCTGATCAGATACTTCTTCACCTGCTTCATCTGCTGCAGCTCCCGCAActcagcctccagctcccgcACCCGCAGCTTGTAGCTCTCCATCTGGCACAGCCGCCTCTCCAGCTCTGAGTACTCGCTCAGCACAGCTGCACACTCCCGCTCGGCCGCCTCCTTGTGCTGCTTCTCCTGGCTGATCTGCAGTCTGAGTGCATTCGCCATTAACCGCAGCCGCTCATTCTCCTTCTCCAGGCGCTTCTGCTCGGGCTCAGCGAGGGTCCCATTCCCCGGGAACGTATCATCCTGAGAACTGTACCTGTACCAGAAAGAAAAGACAGCAGAGGAATAGAattacagcaggaggccattcagcccattgtgccagaGAGATCAGCTTtacttcccctccacccccaccccataatCCTCTTCAAATTCAGGTGTCTTTGGAGAGTTTCTGGGTACACTCATAACCTGTGTTATAAAATTTCAGCACAGCACAGAATAGTTAGTAAGACcacaggaaatgggagcaccgtCAGCATTCAGCCAGCTCCACCACTCGATATGGCTGATTTCTTTACCTCAAATCCACTTTCTCTATCCCGAAATGGAGTGTCCAAAAACCCAATGATCCCAGCCTTGAATCCATTCATCAATTGAGCTTCTACAACCCACTCAGGTAGAGAATTCCCGAGCTTctcaactctttgagtgaagacatttctcctcatcgcaATCCTAAATGACCAGCCTCTTATCCAGAGGTTATgccccccttgttctagattccccaatcaAGGGGAGCAGCCTCTCTGTGTGGCTACCCTGTCAAGTACCTTCTGAAACTTatgtatttcaatgagatcacctctcattcttctaaacttcagagaataCAGAGACAATTCGCACAGCCTCTCACCACAGGGACCAatttggtgaacctttgctgtattgCCTCCAACGCAACTATATTCTTCCTTaattatggagaccaaaactgcatacggtATTCCCGATGCGGTCTCACAAAGTCCTGTACCATTGTGGccagacttctttattcttgtactccagtccccttgcaataaataaaGGGCAAGATGCCATCTGCCTTCCTAATTTCTTTCTGTAGCTGCATGCTAATGTTTTTGTGTTCCTGGTATGTGTTATACCCTGGCATGAATGTGCCAGCAGGTTAGAGGCCACCAACATTTCAAAAGGAATTTCACAGGATGGGAATCCCAATGAGATTAGCAGCTGTAGAGAGCGCAAAACAAATACATTGAGAGATGATGGTACCATTCAGGGAAGACATACACATGGTaatgcacagtgattagcgccaGGGActtagggttcgattcccggcttgggacatagtctgtgcggagtctgcacgttctccatgtgtctgcgtgggtttcctctgggtgctccggtttcctcccacagtctgaaaatgctggttaggtgcactggccatgctaaatcctctctcagtgtacctgaacaagtgccagagtttggcgactaggggattttcacagtaacttcattgcagtattaatgtaagcctacttgtgactaataaataaactttagaactaACAGAAGCTGAGGGGACAGACAGCCAAATATACCAAAAGTATCTTCGAAGGGAATCAGTGTTATATTTGACAACCTCTTCGTGGAAGCAGTAGGCAGTATCCATCTAGCAGCCTGAGGCACAGAGTCCAGCCAGCAGCTGGCCGGTGCTGGTTAGCAGAAACAAGAGTACAAAAACCTTCATGGAGGCAGTTAAAACCCATATCTTCACTGAACCAAGAGACATTCCCCAGAATAACTACTCAATCATATACAGTGTAgtaactataagctggccttTACTTATAGATCTCTTGGATTGGATGTTTTTGGGAAGAGGgaagtcctgaaagagttcagatctcATAAATGTACTTTGGATCAGAAGGGTAATTCCTACTTAGATCATTATCGTCCtgtttgtgtatatgtgtcttttctgtattgtaataaatagtctttattaAATGTTATACTGGGATGGTTACTGTTCTCAATGGGTCTTGCACGTGTCCCCTTACACCGTTCTTGGAGACAAAACTATAAGCCGCCATGAATCGGTGTTTCCAAGTGGGGACACCCTCGCAGAAAACATCAGCCGGATTTGTGACAACCCAAATCcgtctgaacatcaacatttaaagtttcacatcttttaaaaagtattctgcttttctgttcttactAACAACCTCACATTTGACTCCCAGTCACTTTTCCTGTTATCACTTTTCtgcctctgtgtcctcctcacagcttacattcccacttagctttgtatcatcagcaaacatagaTATATTACTCTGTTCCTTCGACTAGACCCCAGATTCTGACTAggtaattgaggccccagcactgactccACTtgacaacctgaaaatgaccctatTCTCCACTTCATGTATGTGAATCCATGCGAATATAAATCGCCCAACTTGtacattaaccttttgtgtggcacaatATCGAGCGCCTTTTTGAAATCCAAGTAAACCACACTCCACGCTCTTCTTAGTTACTAGGTCACCATCTATTTCTGGAATGCAATTTATGTCTTTTACTGTGAGGATAGACACAAATATTCATTCAAGTCTCTGTCATTTTCTGGATCTCCATGGATTTTCCTGTCTATGTCTCAGGGTTCTGCCACTCCAGCACTAACATCAAACTCCAGTGCAGTTCCCaaggagatgttaaaccgaggctcTGTCTACCTTCTCAGGTGGACagagaagatcccatggcattattttgagaGTTATTCCTTTCATTATCtcttaaccaacatcacaaaaacaggttatctggttgTGTTCACAGTGGTGTgtgggagagctggctgtgtgtgAACTACCACGTTTCATACACTACATGTGGGGAAGGCAGTGGTgcagtgctattgtcactggactagtaatccagagagcagggtaacgttctggggacccgggttcgaatcctgccatggcagatggtgggaatttgaattcaataaaaaacatctggaattaagaatctactgttgaccatgaaactattgtcgattgtagaaaaaacccatctggttcactaatgtcctttagggaaggaaatctgctgtccttacccggtctggcctgcatgcgactccagagccacaggaatgtggttgactctttactgcCACTTAGTTctagtgggtaataaatgctggccttgccagcgatgcccacatcccatgatgtaataaagaaataaaaaattacttcactggctgtaaagtgcttcagatgtctggtggttgtgaaaggcgctatattaaTGCAGGTCCTTCTATTTTCCCCTATACCCAAGTCCAATCATTTTTACATAACAAGCACTTCAggcaccccctcactcactcagtacCTCGATcatctcctcacactcactcagtacCTCCgtcactcctcacactcactcattacCTCAGCCATCCCCTTACACTCACTCAGTACCTTCAACCTGTCCTCTCGTTGTTTCCAGCCTCCACCCCCTAGCTCAGTGAAGAGGGACCCATGGATCCCGAGGGAACCTCTGGCCAGTAACGGATTACTCTGTTCCAATAGGGGGCTCACAGGCCAGGTTTAAACTTCACACAACCAGTGAAGAGTGAACCCATCCATCTGCCCGGGTTGACTCTGTTCTGATGAACTGTGCAGGGTTAGCCAGAACTGATTGGATTCAGCCATTAGACAGTGAGTGTCACATGACTGATTGCCACAGCAATGACCCTGAGTTTAATAAACCATTGCTGGAAATCCTCATCACAAACAGAGTCCCGAGACCATCCTCCACCTCAATCTTCCCAAACTTCTTCCCGATCCGAGGGTTCTTCATGCTGCTTCCAGACCCTCCATTACACATCTTGTGTCATCGCCCAGATAAACACAATCCCTGGTCATTCTTGCCTTCACCCTCTATCAGCACTCACTCACCCTAACTCCAAACCACTGTTCCCTCTCCTGTGAGCTTGGACAGCTGCTCTCACTGGGCTAATTGACCCCAATCAGATTCAAGCCTCATCCAATCATTACCCAGCAATCATTCACTTGCAGCCTGGGAGCGGGATCGCAATCAGCAGCACGAGACATGGCTGACTCCCTTCCTCCTAATCCGATAGTGCAAATCCCAATTCAGTATCGACtccacactgccccgctccccgTGCTGCCcagctccccaccccactcccctgcgCTGTCCAGCTCCACACCCCACTTCCCGCACTGCCCAgctccccaccccacttcccaGCTCCCCGCGCTGCCCAGCTCCCCGCCCCGCTGTGCTCTGCCCAGCTCCCCACGCTGCCCAGCTCCCCGCCCTGCTGATTTGAATGTCAGTCGCAGCCACTACCTTTGCACAGAGTTACCTGGGCTTGGCACACAGTTCCTTCAGGCAGGGAAAGGTGTGGATAGTTTTCCGGCGTTCCCTCTTATCCCTGCGGACTCGTAGCTGATCCATGTTCCTCATTTCCTGCACCTGGCTTTGAAGCACGTCCACCTGACTCTGCAACCCTTCAATGGTTTCTGTCAATCTGCAGCCAATCACAGAGGAGGCATTGCAGTTACTCAGCCAAtccaaacgctcccaggacaggtacagcgtggggttagatacagagtaaagctccctctacactgtccccatcaaacactcccaggacaggtacagcatggggttagattcagagtaaagctccctttacactgtccccatcaaacactcccaggacaggtacagcatggggttagatacagagtaaagctccctttacactgtccccatcaaacactcccaggacaggtacagcatggggttagattcagagtaaagctccctttacactgtccccatcaaacactcccaggacaggtacagcacggggttagatacagagtaaagctccctctacactgtccccatcaaacactcccaggacaggtacagcatggggttagattcagagtaaagctccctctacactgtccccatcaaacactcccaggacaggtacagcacggggttagatacagagtaaagctccctctacactgtccccatcaaacactcccaggacaggtacagcacggggttagatacagagtaaagctccctttacactgtccccatcaaacactcccaggacaggtacagcacggggttagatacagagtaaagctccctctacactgtccccatcaaacactcccaggacaggtacagcacggggttagatacagagtaaagctccctctacactgtccccatcaaacactcccaggataggtacagcacggggttagatacagagtaaagctccctctgcactgtccccatagaATCCTAGCATCTTGCAGCaaggaaagaagccattcagtccatcaagtctgttggctcttttaaagttatccaattagtgCCATTACTATGCTCACTTCTCCATGGCTCTACAATTATTTCCCCTCCAGTATTG comes from Mustelus asterias chromosome 12, sMusAst1.hap1.1, whole genome shotgun sequence and encodes:
- the cdr2l gene encoding cerebellar degeneration-related protein 2-like isoform X1: MISNNHSMDDFETEEDEPWYDQQDLEQDLHLAAELGKTLLERNKELEDSLQQMYATNQEQVQEIEYLSKQLEMLRQMNEQHAKVYEQLDVTARDLELHNQRLVLDSKTSQQKIERLTETIEGLQSQVDVLQSQVQEMRNMDQLRVRRDKRERRKTIHTFPCLKELCAKPRYSSQDDTFPGNGTLAEPEQKRLEKENERLRLMANALRLQISQEKQHKEAAERECAAVLSEYSELERRLCQMESYKLRVRELEAELRELQQMKQVKKYLISGEDNLSEALLEPLNNAPESDDGAPAGTSPPSASSGQARVRKSCSDTALSAIITRDDVSRHEGNYTLHANNVRKRGMSILREVDEQYHALLEKYEELLGKCRRHEEGLRHASVQTSRPVSRDSSCRDFLLECLEAEVKAPEKSLSLSQQVEAADKRLGHSQPEYKALFKEIFSRIQKTKADISASKSKSKASK
- the cdr2l gene encoding cerebellar degeneration-related protein 2-like isoform X2, whose protein sequence is MYATNQEQVQEIEYLSKQLEMLRQMNEQHAKVYEQLDVTARDLELHNQRLVLDSKTSQQKIERLTETIEGLQSQVDVLQSQVQEMRNMDQLRVRRDKRERRKTIHTFPCLKELCAKPRYSSQDDTFPGNGTLAEPEQKRLEKENERLRLMANALRLQISQEKQHKEAAERECAAVLSEYSELERRLCQMESYKLRVRELEAELRELQQMKQVKKYLISGEDNLSEALLEPLNNAPESDDGAPAGTSPPSASSGQARVRKSCSDTALSAIITRDDVSRHEGNYTLHANNVRKRGMSILREVDEQYHALLEKYEELLGKCRRHEEGLRHASVQTSRPVSRDSSCRDFLLECLEAEVKAPEKSLSLSQQVEAADKRLGHSQPEYKALFKEIFSRIQKTKADISASKSKSKASK